A section of the Roseivirga sp. BDSF3-8 genome encodes:
- a CDS encoding choice-of-anchor I family protein, translating to MRRPLALLLITSLGFSLSCNDDDESPAPAAPVATEDPSAFSEIGEISLAGGEGAAEISAYDATTKKLFVVNNADASRIDVVDIANPASPSFDRFISVSANVNSVAVSNGILAAAVEGANGTDNGLVLFFNTSDFQQIQAVTVGALPDMVTFSPDGAYAVVANEGEPNDAYTTDPEGSVSIITMSDYSVNTLGFGFFASQQSTLEAGGFRVFGPHASFAQDIEPEYVTISEDSRTAWVSLQENNGIARIDLSGKAITAIFPLGTKDFSQSPDLFDVSDEDNALQSGAWPVKSFFMPDALASFTQGNVSYVVSANEGDARDYDGYSEEARVEDLILDPAIFPEASTLQQADQLGRLKITLAQGNTDQDDEYEELYAYGGRSFSIWNGATGELVYDSGNDTETRVQQNSSLYPDNRSDDKGTEPEGVTVGRISNRTIAFIGLERADAVLLYDISNPASPTFLQLLETGDAPEGLLFISAEDSPTGRSLLVVSSEGDGVVKLFEVGVM from the coding sequence TGTAGCAACGGAAGACCCTTCAGCTTTTAGTGAAATAGGAGAAATAAGCCTTGCAGGCGGTGAAGGGGCTGCTGAAATATCCGCCTACGACGCCACCACAAAAAAACTCTTTGTAGTAAACAATGCCGATGCCTCACGCATAGATGTTGTTGATATTGCCAATCCCGCTTCTCCCTCTTTTGACCGGTTTATTTCTGTTAGTGCCAATGTGAACAGTGTTGCCGTATCTAATGGCATCCTGGCTGCCGCAGTAGAAGGAGCTAACGGCACCGATAACGGCCTGGTTCTCTTCTTCAATACCTCCGACTTTCAGCAGATTCAGGCAGTAACCGTAGGGGCCCTGCCAGACATGGTTACTTTCAGCCCAGACGGAGCCTATGCCGTAGTAGCCAATGAGGGTGAACCTAACGATGCCTACACCACAGACCCCGAAGGCTCAGTGTCCATCATTACCATGAGTGACTACTCAGTTAATACCCTCGGTTTTGGATTTTTTGCCAGCCAGCAAAGTACCCTGGAAGCCGGCGGGTTCAGAGTATTTGGCCCGCATGCGTCCTTTGCACAGGACATTGAGCCGGAGTATGTGACTATTTCAGAAGACAGCCGGACAGCCTGGGTCAGCCTGCAGGAAAACAACGGCATTGCCCGCATTGACCTCTCCGGCAAAGCCATTACCGCCATCTTTCCTCTTGGTACCAAAGACTTTTCCCAATCACCTGATCTTTTTGATGTAAGCGATGAGGATAATGCCCTTCAGTCTGGTGCCTGGCCCGTGAAAAGCTTCTTTATGCCCGATGCCCTCGCCAGCTTTACCCAGGGAAACGTCAGCTATGTAGTCTCCGCAAATGAAGGCGATGCCCGCGATTACGATGGCTATAGCGAAGAGGCCCGCGTGGAGGACCTGATCCTGGACCCTGCCATATTCCCTGAGGCCAGTACCCTGCAGCAGGCGGACCAGCTAGGGCGCCTCAAAATTACACTGGCACAGGGCAATACAGACCAGGACGATGAGTACGAAGAGCTTTACGCCTATGGCGGGCGATCCTTCAGCATCTGGAATGGCGCCACCGGTGAGCTGGTTTATGATAGCGGAAACGATACAGAAACGCGCGTACAGCAAAACAGCAGCCTGTACCCCGATAACCGCAGCGATGATAAAGGTACCGAGCCCGAGGGCGTCACTGTAGGAAGGATAAGTAACCGCACCATCGCCTTTATAGGCCTCGAGCGTGCAGACGCTGTACTCCTATACGATATCAGCAACCCCGCCAGCCCCACCTTCCTGCAGTTGCTGGAAACCGGCGACGCTCCCGAAGGCCTGCTATTTATCTCTGCAGAGGATAGCCCTACCGGCCGGAGCCTGCTCGTCGTGAGCTCTGAAGGCGATGGCGTGGTAAAACTTTTCGAAGTGGGAGTGATGTAA